Proteins encoded in a region of the Butyricicoccus intestinisimiae genome:
- a CDS encoding LrgB family protein, protein MNNLFLQCTYFGAVLTIAAYLFGQWCKRKWKLPICNPLLIAVIVVIALLLGFHVQYDTYYEGAKYISYLLTPATVCLAIPLYRQLELLKQHATAILLGVCSGVVASMGGIFVIAALFHLSHEEYVTFLPKSITTAIGMGVSEELGGIVTITVAIIILTGIIGNVIASTVCKVFRIEEPIAKGLAIGTAAHAIGTARALEMGPIEGAMSSLAVAVAGILTAFTASLFAMLL, encoded by the coding sequence ATGAATAATTTGTTTTTGCAATGTACCTATTTTGGAGCGGTTCTGACAATTGCAGCCTATCTCTTTGGTCAGTGGTGCAAAAGAAAATGGAAACTTCCGATTTGTAATCCGCTGCTCATCGCAGTCATTGTTGTGATTGCCCTGCTTCTTGGATTCCATGTACAGTACGACACCTATTATGAGGGTGCAAAATACATCAGTTATCTGCTGACACCGGCAACCGTGTGTTTGGCAATTCCGCTGTATCGTCAGCTGGAGCTGCTCAAGCAGCATGCCACAGCCATTTTGCTCGGTGTGTGTTCCGGCGTTGTTGCCAGCATGGGTGGCATTTTTGTCATTGCCGCACTGTTTCATCTGTCGCATGAGGAATACGTTACCTTCCTGCCGAAGTCTATCACAACGGCCATCGGCATGGGCGTATCCGAAGAATTGGGCGGCATTGTGACCATTACAGTGGCAATTATCATTTTGACCGGCATCATCGGCAATGTCATTGCCTCGACGGTGTGCAAGGTATTTCGTATTGAGGAGCCGATTGCAAAGGGGCTTGCGATTGGTACCGCAGCGCATGCGATTGGTACTGCACGTGCGTTGGAAATGGGACCGATTGAGGGCGCAATGAGCTCTCTGGCAGTCGCCGTTGCGGGCATTTTGACCGCATTTACAGCATCGCTGTTTGCTATGCTGCTGTAA
- a CDS encoding CidA/LrgA family protein: MKILRQFGLILAITFAGEVLKALLPLPIPASIYGMVIMLVGLVSGLLRLEDVQDVGDFLIEIMPILFVPAAVGLMDSWGTMKALLLPSVVMLVVVTVLVIVVTGRVTQVLIRRKKGKHE; this comes from the coding sequence ATGAAAATATTACGGCAATTCGGATTGATTCTCGCAATCACCTTTGCAGGTGAAGTGCTCAAGGCACTGCTTCCGCTGCCGATTCCGGCGAGCATTTACGGCATGGTCATCATGCTGGTCGGACTGGTCAGTGGACTTTTGAGATTGGAAGATGTACAGGACGTCGGTGACTTTCTCATTGAAATTATGCCGATTTTGTTTGTTCCGGCGGCAGTGGGACTGATGGACAGCTGGGGAACGATGAAAGCGCTGCTGCTTCCGTCGGTCGTTATGCTGGTCGTTGTCACGGTATTGGTCATTGTTGTGACCGGCAGAGTAACACAGGTTTTGATTCGTCGAAAGAAGGGAAAGCATGAATAA
- a CDS encoding Abi-alpha family protein, producing the protein MVKEWMNTPWAQEAHQASLNSLMEAARSGEQVHPAFASMAVELDEIDRVLLDQLREQRIAVLDCCLSRMTRDKTFAGRKEAEHGTEIPLVSHMTMIMPQDGDYEHVQAALDNLQRMNLIAVRMQTESKAPADVANNIYEDIYLLFEQVVERTRQQIVQQHPQYKERSVRLYAGEIVLTALGSRFLRVCKW; encoded by the coding sequence ATGGTAAAAGAATGGATGAACACGCCGTGGGCACAGGAAGCACATCAGGCGAGTCTGAACAGCCTGATGGAAGCGGCGCGCAGCGGAGAGCAGGTACATCCGGCATTTGCGTCTATGGCTGTGGAACTGGATGAAATAGACCGTGTGCTGTTGGATCAGCTGCGGGAACAGCGCATAGCGGTGCTGGATTGCTGCCTCAGCCGCATGACGCGCGACAAGACATTTGCCGGACGAAAAGAAGCCGAGCACGGTACCGAAATCCCGCTCGTTTCGCATATGACGATGATCATGCCGCAGGACGGCGATTATGAGCACGTACAGGCGGCGCTGGACAATTTGCAGCGCATGAACCTGATTGCCGTGCGTATGCAGACAGAGAGCAAAGCGCCGGCGGATGTCGCCAATAATATCTATGAGGATATCTATTTGCTGTTTGAGCAGGTTGTCGAGCGCACAAGGCAGCAAATTGTGCAGCAGCATCCGCAGTACAAAGAGCGCAGCGTTCGCCTGTATGCGGGAGAAATCGTGCTGACGGCGCTGGGCAGCCGATTTTTGCGCGTTTGCAAATGGTGA
- a CDS encoding TrpB-like pyridoxal phosphate-dependent enzyme has product MAKIPYKIYLGEDEIPKQWYNVRADMKTQHRPMLNPATHKPVQLADLEPVFCTELAKQELNETDRYIDIPEEVREHYRMFRPSPLMRAYYLEKALDTPAKIYYKFEGGNTSGSHKLNSSIAQAYYAKAQGLKGVTTETGAGQWGTALAMACQYFGLDCKVYMVKCSYEQKPYRKEVIHTYGADIIPSPSMTTKIGCEINERFPGSTGSLGTAISEAVEYATTHEGYRYVLGSVLNQVLLHQSIIGLEAKAALEKVGEYPDIVIGCAGGGSNLGGIMSPFMGDKLTGKANPHFIAVEPASCPTLTRGKFAYDFCDTGMVTPLAKMYTLGCGFIPSANHAGGLRYHGMSPILSQLYHDGYLDEARAVEQTSVFEAAEMFAKVEGILPAPESSHAIRVAIDEALKCKESGEEKTILFNLTGTGYFDLAAYKAYNEKTMNDYIPTDADLEKGFATIPHIEGIQE; this is encoded by the coding sequence ATGGCAAAGATTCCATATAAAATTTATCTCGGCGAAGATGAAATCCCGAAGCAGTGGTACAATGTTCGCGCGGATATGAAAACACAGCATCGCCCGATGCTCAATCCGGCAACACACAAGCCGGTACAGCTGGCAGATCTGGAACCGGTGTTCTGCACCGAACTGGCAAAGCAGGAACTCAACGAGACCGACCGCTATATTGACATTCCGGAAGAAGTGCGCGAGCACTATCGGATGTTCCGTCCGTCTCCGCTGATGCGTGCATACTATCTGGAAAAAGCACTGGATACGCCGGCAAAAATTTATTACAAATTTGAGGGCGGCAACACGAGCGGCAGCCACAAGCTCAATTCCTCCATTGCACAGGCATATTATGCCAAGGCACAGGGTCTCAAGGGTGTGACGACGGAGACCGGTGCAGGTCAGTGGGGCACCGCGCTGGCAATGGCTTGCCAGTATTTCGGCTTGGACTGCAAGGTTTACATGGTAAAGTGCTCGTATGAGCAGAAGCCGTACCGCAAGGAAGTCATTCACACCTATGGTGCAGATATTATCCCGTCTCCGTCCATGACCACAAAGATAGGTTGTGAGATTAACGAGCGTTTCCCGGGCAGCACCGGCTCTCTGGGCACGGCAATTTCCGAAGCAGTAGAATATGCAACCACGCACGAGGGCTACCGCTATGTACTGGGCAGCGTGCTCAATCAGGTTCTGCTGCATCAGAGCATCATTGGTCTGGAAGCAAAGGCTGCCTTGGAGAAGGTCGGTGAATATCCGGACATCGTCATTGGCTGCGCAGGCGGCGGCTCGAATCTGGGCGGCATCATGTCCCCGTTCATGGGTGATAAGCTGACCGGCAAGGCAAACCCGCACTTTATCGCCGTAGAACCGGCATCCTGCCCGACGCTGACCCGCGGCAAGTTCGCATACGACTTCTGCGACACCGGCATGGTAACCCCGCTGGCAAAGATGTACACACTGGGCTGCGGCTTTATCCCGTCCGCAAACCATGCAGGCGGTCTGCGCTACCATGGCATGAGCCCGATTCTGTCTCAGCTGTATCATGACGGCTATCTGGATGAGGCGCGCGCTGTTGAGCAGACTTCCGTCTTTGAGGCGGCAGAGATGTTCGCAAAGGTTGAAGGCATTCTGCCGGCACCGGAGTCCTCTCATGCCATTCGCGTTGCCATTGATGAAGCACTCAAGTGCAAGGAATCCGGTGAGGAAAAGACCATTCTGTTCAACCTGACCGGTACCGGATATTTCGATTTGGCTGCATACAAGGCATACAACGAAAAGACCATGAACGACTATATTCCGACCGATGCCGACTTGGAAAAGGGCTTTGCAACCATTCCGCACATCGAAGGCATTCAGGAATAA
- a CDS encoding cold-shock protein: MKKGTVKWFNAEKGYGFLSNDEGGEDVFVHFSAIQTDGYRTLEEGQKVEFEEEMDERKGKLRAVNVKPL, from the coding sequence ATGAAAAAGGGTACAGTAAAGTGGTTTAATGCAGAAAAGGGCTATGGATTCCTGTCGAACGACGAAGGCGGCGAGGATGTATTCGTACATTTCTCTGCAATCCAGACCGATGGCTACAGAACGCTGGAGGAAGGCCAGAAGGTTGAGTTCGAGGAAGAAATGGACGAGAGAAAGGGCAAGCTGCGTGCAGTAAACGTAAAGCCGCTCTAA